In uncultured Desulfuromonas sp., the genomic stretch TCCCACCCCGCTGAATCCTACAGGCCTTAAACTTTTTCTGGCGGATCCAGAGGTTTGTAAGCTCTACCTGGCCCGACCAGGGCAATATGCGCAAGGTCAGGTCCCGGACCGGATGTACTGGACAAGTCACCGGTTTTCGAGTGAGGTCATCCGTGCCTATGGTGCAATTCTGGACGAGATAAAGATTGAATACTCACCCGATTCCTTTGTTCTTTTCGGATATTCCGGCGGTGGAGCCGTGGCAGCAATTCTTGCCGCTCAAAGAAGTGACATCTCCGGCCTTGTTACCGTGGCTGGTAATCTTGATACTGACAAATGGACTGGTCTTCATTCTCTTACTCCCCTTACAGGCTCCCTGAATCCGGCCGATTTTGCCAGTGACCTCGAAACGATTCCCCAGATTCATCTTATCGGGGGGAAAGATCATAATATGGATGCGGCAGTATTCTTCTCCTTTAGAGCACGCTGTTCCAGCCCCGGTACGATAAGGTATAAGATCTATGACCAGTTCGATCATGGCTGCTGTTGGGATAGGGCCTGGCCTGGGATACTTTCGGATATTGGCTACGGATTGTAGATAATCGTATATCTGGTTATTGCTTTATTTCTGCTGGCAGCACTAAAATACCACCAATGGGGTCAAGTCTTGCTATTGCCCAATGTCTGATGCGGGGTAAGCTGTTTCTATGTCGAGACCATTACGCATAGAATTCCAAGGTGCTTGGTATCACGTGATGAATCGTGGGCGACGGCGAGAAGATATTTATCAGGACGAAGAGGACTTTCACCTGTTCTTGAAAATATTGCAAGATGCCGTAACGATGTGGAACTTGGAGGTGCCTGCTTATTGTCTGATGTCTAATCATTATCATCTGTTGGTGCAGACCCCGGATGGTAACCTATCTCGCTGTATGCGCCATCTTAACGGTGTATACACCCCAGAGCTATAATCGCAGACATGGACTACGGCCAATTATTCCGTGGCCGCTACAAGGCCGTGTTGGTCGAAGAGGATAGCCCTTTGTTGCAAACTTTTGCGTTACGTTCACCGCAACCCTATAAAGGCTTGTATTGTTTCAGCGTTGGATGCGTATTCGTGGTGTAGTCATAGCGGTTATTTTACGGATGAAAAAAGACAGCAGTGGTTGCATCGCCGCCCATTGTTGAAGATGTTTTCATCAGCAAAACAAAAAGCTTTTAGCTGTTTATCCTCTCTGAGCGCATAGCGAAAAAACGCTTGCTGAAATTGGCAATGTGATCAGGTGCGAGAATTATAGCACTGGTAGTTCTGCCATTGAGTGCATGAAAAAAACGATGGGTAATGAACCGAAGATGAGAACATTGTATAAGAAGATTTGTTTAGAACTTAAGGTTAGCCAAAGACCCATTGCCCGATGCCGCCCCAGCAGCTCATCGCGGCCGTAACGCGGAAGCTGCGTGGACACGACAACTCCTTTGAGGTGCCGAGTAACTCACGGACTCTTTGTGAATATCACCGAAAAGTCCTGGCGATCTTCAAGTGGTTGCAGCGCCGCAGCAGACGGCATGGGATGAATGGTTGGCGATTTTACGAACTGGTGGACCGGTTAGAACTATTGGCCCCGAGGATCGTGCCATATCCACGACACAAAAGTTTGATAGTGGTTTAGGTGCTTTCGCGAATTGCGGAGGTGAATATTCACGAAGAGCCTGGTGCGGTAATTGCGCACGCCGGGATCTCTGCCGAGGCGGTCGGCTAACTGGCCGCGCCTACGGCGGCGAAGGCAAAAAAAATATGCAATTTTTTGATCACCCAATTGTATTAATCGTCGTCGGCATTTTAAGTTTGCCCCTTTATTTCACGCTTGCACAAATATTTTTCGGAGACAAATTTGAGTCTTTAGGCGAAACAATAAAATACCTTATTTGGCCAGACTGGTATTCACTCCTCAGGGGTAGGTTTTGGGAAGACTATTTCGCTTCAACAAAATTTTACATATTTATTTTTATGTGCTTCGGGTGGGCAGCATCAGTAACAGAACTTCTCGCTCGACACGTACTGTAAACACCTAACAAACTAATGTCTTTAGCAGGATGTTGAAAAAGTTCCATCCGAGGATTTTTCAACGATGCAAACCGAAAATGCGATTTTCGTCTTGCTCACAAAATCAAGGACTTGAAAACCTGTCCTTGATTTTGATCGCCTGTCCATGGGCTCCACAGTCTGTTTTTCAACAGCCTGTTAGACAAATCAAGCGATTTTTCACAATAGAAGACATCGTTCTCTCTTTTCCTGAGCTATGGGGGCTTAAAAGTGGCGATAATGTCTCTTCGGCTCTTCAGTTTGAGCGTGATCAAAGGGAGCACGTCTAGGTTTGACGTATTGTGGTCATCTGGTAGTCTCAATTCATACGAGCAGTGGGGCAGGTCTTGAATTTAAATATTATTAGAGAAAATGCTGTAATTCAAGACTTGGCCCTGTGGGGGGGCTGTTCATTGGCTCAGCGCAGCCTGGTGGCCCGACTGAACGGCTTAACTCCCAAGTGGGAAAGTTTGCCGGCCTGAGCTGTCATATTTTCAACAATGTCCCGCAGGCTGTCGCGCCCGGTCAGTTGTGCCGTCATTAAGGCAACGAACTGTGACCAGCGGGAAAACGAGCGGAATTTCTGCCCGACATGATGCTTATTCGCCAGGGTCTGAACTTCATGTCTCGGGAAAATTCGTACTATCTGAGAAAGAACAATGTTACAATGCACTATGGTATTTAACTTGTTGTTTTTAATGTTTTTTTTGCGAAAATATTGATTGATCAAACAGTGAGACAGCAGTGCTCAGTACTGAAGTCAAGGTTTCATTAACATGTAGGGACGTGCTTAGAACGCCAACGTCTTGAAAAGTAATTAAAAGAGGAACTCATAAATTGGTTGATCATACTGTCATTGAGGCCCGCTTTATCATCCTGCTGATACCGCCCGACACCGCACAGGTGTTATCTGTCCGTGACGATATCGAATCCCTGCTGGGTTATCAGCCTGAGGATTTTATCTCTGGAAAAGTTTCCCTCAAAGATCTGATCCATAGCGACGATCAGGATATCGCTGATCGACTTTTTGAGCCTGACTTAACCCATGACAGCAACGTTTTCAACATTCGCCTCAGACGGGCGAATGGACAAATTCGTGTTGCCAGAGGTGAATTCAGTAAACAGACCTCAGACAGCGGAACGAATGTTGCGCTAGATCTGTTATTGCAAGATGTCACAAGCTTGTCTCGCTCATTAGAAAATAATGTCAGAAATTTAAATTTCCAAACACTGATGAAGAATACCGATGATTTCATCTTTTTTAAAGACCGTAACCATACATTTACCGACGTCAGCCAGACCCTAGTTGACATATGTGATGCTGGGGTTGAATCCTGGACTGATCTGATTGGGTTGACCGACTATGAGGTGTTTCCAGAAGAGCATGCTGACGAGTACTACCGCCTTGAAAAACAGATATTTTTGGGGGCTGAAGTGGTCCACGAAGTTCAGGAGTTCCTCAAAGAGGATGGCTCTACAGGCTGGGTTGATAACCGCAAATACCCCATACATGACAACGACGGCAACATCATCGGTCTATTTGGCGTCGCCCGTGACATCACCAATGAAAAACGTGCTGAACAACGTCGGGTTCAATTGATTGCTGAACTTAAACGCACTAACGATGAACTGAACAATTTTGCCTATGTCGCCTCGCACGATCTTAAATCACCGTTACGGGGTATCGATCAGTTGGCGAGCTGGATCGCTGAAGATTTGGGTGACACCATTAATAGTGAAACCCTATCTCACCTGAGACTGATGCGCAGCCGAATCAGCCGGATGGAGTCACTCCTTGACGATCTGCTCACGTACTCCCGCGTTGGTCGCACCGATGACGAAGTTAGTGAGGTCAATACGGCCACGTTGGTCGAGAATGTTTTTGAACTGGTTGCTACAAATGATAAACAGATATCACTCAATATAACGGCCGATATGCCGATTCTGATGACCCCAAAAGCGCCGCTGGAGCTGATTTTTCGTAACCTCGTCGGTAACGCTATCAAACATCATGACAAAGAGCACGGCACGATAACCGTCTCAGCCCGTCCATTACCCAATGCGTTTGAGTTTGAAGTTAAAGACGACGGCCCCGGCATTCCGATTGAAAGCCAGGAACGCGTGTTCGGCATGTTCCAAACGCTTAAACCCAGAGATTTGGTTGAAGGAAGTGGTATGGGGCTGGCGTTGGTCAAGAAAGCGGTTGAACTTGTCGGCGGCATCATCAGCGTAGAGTCCGATGGCAAACAAGGCTGTTGTTTTAAGTTTAGCTGGCCAACCACAATTTCCAGAAAGAATATCTATGACAACTGACAGCAGTACTTATGAGGAAGTGACGATCTTTCTTGTCGATGACGATGATGTGGACGTCATGGGCGTACAGCGAGCGCTGAGAAAATTGAAGATACTCAACCCGGTGGTCAGGGCTCATGATGGTCTTGAGGCCCTGGAGCTATTACGCAACCCAAGCACCGTGAAACGCCCCTATATCATCCTTCTCGATCTCAATATGCCTCGTATGAACGGATTCGAGATGTTGACGGAACTACGTCAGGATAAGGCGCTTGCCAGTTCTGTTGTATTTGTTCTGACGACATCAAAAGCGGACGAGGACAAAGTCGAAGCCTATCAGCATAATGTCGCTGGTTATATCGTAAAAAACAAAGTGGGTGAAGACTTCATGGGCTTAATCGAAATGCTGGATCGCTACTGGCGTGTTGTCGAACTCCCAGCACAACCGACCGGATCAAAAAAGTGAACCCGCCAATGCGTCTGTTGCTCATTGATGATGATGAAGTCGATCGTATGGCTGTGATTCGGACTTTGAAAAAAGGAACGACCAATGTCAGTGAGGTTATCACCGCAGCCACGGCGGCTGAAGGTTTGGAACTGGCATCCAGAGAACAGTTTGATGCCATACTGCTCGACTATCGATTGCCGGATCAGGATGGCCTCGCCGTTTTACAAACCCTGCGCTGTGGAAACTTCGAAAGCGGCACCGTGGTCATGCTCTCCCACCAGGAAGACGAGACCCTTGCTGAACGTTGCCTCGAAGCAGGCGCGCAGGATTTTCTCCTCAAAAATGAAGTCAATGGACGCCGGCTGTTAAGGGCGGTACGCCAGGCACGCCAACGCTATCAGATACAGGAAGCGCTGAACCGCAGCCGGGAACAGCTATTGGAGTTAGCCGTACATGACCCCCTGACTGGTTTGCTTAATCGTCGCGGTTTTGATAACGCCATGAAAAAGGAGTTAGCCCGGGCACAGCGTAGCGACAGCACTGAACTTGCCCTGCTGTTGCTTGATCTGGACGATTTTAAAAGTGTCAATGATATTCACGGGCACGCCGCAGGAGATCTCTTGCTGATCGAAGTTGCGCAGCGATTAAATACCGTCATCCGCGATAACGACTATCTGTGCCGACTGGGTGGCGATGAGTTTGTCATCGTGATGACCCTTCTCGAACACGAAGAACAAGCCGTCGAGCTTGCAGATCGTATTTTTTCAATACTGCAGCAGCCGATTCAAATCGGGACTGAAATGGCTGATCAGAGTGTCACGGCCAGCATTGGTATTGCGCTGCTGGATGGAAGTGACGACCACACTGAAGATCTGCTGAGGTGTGCCGATATCGCGATGTACCATGCCAAGAAAACCGGCCGTAACCAGTGTCAGTACTACTCTTCCGCCCTTCAGCAACTGGTGCAATCGAGAATCCGCATCAAGAACGATTTAAGTGTTGCACTGGAGCGAAATGAGTTCAAAATCTTTTATCAAGCCCAATTCAACGCCTCAGACCGCAGTCTCGGAGGTGCCGAAGCGCTTTTAAGATGGCAACACCCTCAACTGGGTCTGTTGTCGCCCGACGTGTTTATGCCCATCGCCGAAGAAACCGGACTTATTGTCAGTATTGGAAACTGGGTATTACGCGAAGGTTGCAGGCAACTCAAAGAGTGGCAACTAAACCACCCTGAACAAGCGGGCGACATGACCATCGCCATTAACCTGTCACCCGTACAGATAAAACAACACTCGTTGTCGGCAGCAGTCCATGCGACCCTGGACGATCATATTCTTGATGCCGAGTGCCTTGAGCTTGAGATCACCGAAAGTGCGATGATCGAGGACACCGCAGCAACTGCAGAGATTCTATCGGCAATTTCTCACCGTGGGATTTCCTTTTCTTTAGACGATTTTGGTACCGGATACTCGTCACTTGTTCATCTCAAGCAGTTTCCTATCAGTGTCCTCAAAATCGACAAAGGATTTGTCTCATCAATTGAGAACGATGATAAGAATAAACGCCTGCTAATCGCCATTATTGCTTTTGCTAAAGGGCTGGAGATGTGCGTTGTTGCAGAAGGGGTAGAAACTAAAGAACAAGCGGAAATCTGCACTCAATACTCTTGTGATCGACTGCAAGGCTACTACTTTGCGCGGCCAATACCTGCAGACCAGTTTGAAGCAACCTTCTTCTCGGGTTAAGTGGATCGGTCTGGCTCTCTTGGTTCGTCGATGAACCTGTCAGCAGAGAACGTGACGGGCAGACCACGGCGGCCTCTCATCAGTAGATTTCAGCTATGATTCTAGCTCAACTCCAGGCTTTTTATGGCTTCAGCCGCGAATTCCCATCATGAAAAGGATCAATGACCAGAGCAATTCGCGAATAAATTCGCTCCTACAAGTGGTCACTCCGATGTCAAAATTGACTGTGTTCAAGTACGAGCTAAAAGCAGACTGGGTCCCTTTTATCTCTTTTTCCTCCAAGTCAGCTCTCGGCCGTGTTGCCCAGAGCAGTACAGAGTTTGTCGGTCGCCAGGTATAGCTTGCGTTGCGCCTCGGCTAAATCCTCCCCCGCCAATCGCGTGGCGGCGGCGGTAATCGACAGACCCGCCACGACAAGACCGCTCTCATCCCGTACCGGCGTTGCAATCGAACGAATATTTTCATCCAGCTCCCGATCATCGACAGCCAGGCCGTTGTTGCGGATCTGGGCAATCATCGCGCGAAACTCAGCCGGATCGGTCACGGTTCTGCGGGTAATGGCTTTCAGTTCGGTCGTCGCCATGTAGCGCTCGAAACTCTCCTCGTCGAGATAGGCCAAAAGGATCTTCCCGAGAGCGGTACAATAGGCCGGCAACTTCGCTTTGACGATAATTTTGACGTTCTCGTCATCCGGGGTGAATCGCTCAAGGGTCAGCATTTCGTTATTCTGTAACACCCCAAGGTTGACCGCAGCATTTACCTCAACCTGCAAACGCCGTAAGATCGGCGCGGCAATTTTTGAGATCCCGAAGCGGTTTTTGACCTGCACTCCCAACTCATAAACTTTCAGGCTGGCGCTGTAAAGGCCGGTTTCGTTATCCTGAACGACATAGCCCATTTCCATGAGCGTATTCAGAAATCGGTGAATTGAGCTTTTATTGAAACCGAGCTCACGGCTCAACGTCATCGCCTTAACAGGCCCACCCTGACATAAGAGTTCCAGAACCTGAAATAATTTAACGGATGACGCCATCGCCATTGCATTCTCCCTGCAACGAAAAAGGGGATTTATTTCCCACATCAAAGTAGATGATAATCTGTCGGCAATCTTGCATTAACCGGCAGACAATTCCAACTGGAAAAATAAAAAAGCCGGGCAGAACCCGGCTCGTATTCTATTTGTGACGGAAAAATAAATGGTAATGCTCAGGACACTGCGGGTATTGCCTGGCAGGCTGTTGAAAAACAGACTGCGGAGCCTATGGACGGGCGATCAAAATCAAGGACAGGTTTTCAAGTCCTTGATTTTGTGAGCAAGACGGACATCGCATTTTCGGCTTGCGTCGTTGAAAAATCCCCGGACGGGACTTTTTTCAACATCCTGCTAGGCCGCAAATTTATCGCTTGTGCGTTTATCCAGAATCCGGAACGCTGCCGCAAAGATCAAACCAGCAAGGTTGACGCCCAGTGCAATTAGAAATGCATTGTCGTAAACGCCCGTCGCAACCCGCACCTTGGCTGCGGTCAGTGGGCCGGTCAGTGCCGCCATGCTTAAGCCGATAAAAGTGATACCGTAATTGACGCCGAATCGCTTTAATCCGTAACGTTCGCTGATGATCGTCGGCATGGTCCCCATAAAACCGCCAAAGACCGCCCCGACTCCGATGCCGGAAGCAACAAAGCCGGCAACAGTTCCGGTAAATGTCAGATTAAACAGTGAGAGGGCCGAAACGATGTACATCACCATAATGGTGTTGGAACGGCCAACTTTGTCGGACAATGCACCAAAACCGATCCGGCCAAGGGCGTTGGCCAGAGTAATAATACTGACGAAGAAAGCCGCTTTCATCGGAGTCAGTTTAAACATCAACTGACCGATTGGCGAAGCGTGGGCTAGAATCATCAAGCCGGACATTGTGCCGCAGAACATCATCATCAATACCATCCACCAGACGATATCCCGTACCATCCGATGCCAGATAACATCGACAGAACCGCTGCTGTTGACACTGACCGCGGGTGGGGTCCAACCGGCAGGCTGATATCCGGCCGGGGCTTTTTTTACGATTGCAGTACAGGCGGCGATAATAATGAAAAAGGTTCCGCCGAGGATCTGGAAGGTTTCCAATACCCCATATTTAATAATCAAAGCGCTGGCAATTGGGGCGACAATCATTGCTCCGCAGCCGTAACCGGCGGCGCAAAGGCCCGATGCCAGTCCACGCTTATCGGGAAAGAATTTGACCGTGTTGCCCAGGTTGGCGCAATAAATGATAGCGCCCCCGGTTCCGGACAGAACGCTGTAAGTCAGGTAGAGAGAGCTGACTTGCGCTACGGTTCCGGACAAGTACAGGCCGATGGTGAACATCAGACCACCGATGATCATGCCATTGCGGGCCCCCATCTTGTCCTGAATGAACCCCCCAACAGTCGATGCGACCGGACTTAACCCATGATTTATGGTAAAGACCAACGCCAGCGCTGGTCCTGCCCAACCGAATTTCTGTCCCAGCGGGTTGGCGAACACACTCCAGGCGTAAAGCGTTCCAATACAGATATTGGATACAATTGCCGCCACCAGAATGGCCCATCGGTTGTAATGTTGTGTTGGCATCTTTCTTCTCCTTTGTCATCGTTGAAAAGCAACTCATCATGAATTGCCTCTGGACCAGAGGTCCCCGTCGGCACGTAAGGATGGAGAAACCGCGCCGCAGGGACCTCAGAAGATCTGTTTACGGAAAGAAAATAGCTGTTTTTTCGCCAAGCTCGGCAGCTCTGGCCGCGAGTTCCTCAGCACTGCCATATTCGATACATTGAGCCAGACAATGATGGACACAGGACGGCTTTTTCCCTTCCTCCACGCGATCAGCGCAGAGGTTGCACAGCTGGGTCGGAACCGGGATGTAATCCCATTCAAATTTCTCGGGCGTCACTTCCCATGGGCCGTTCTCAAGTAATTTAATCCCCGATTTCCCACGAGGGAGTTTAAGGGCATTTTTACAAGCCACTTCGCAACTGTGACAGCCTGTACAGTATTGGTAATTGATCAGCAATCCGTTTGTTGCCATTTGCGTATGCTCCTTTGCTTTGTTCGTTTTTTCTGCTTACAAAACCGGACCTTACGAGCGCCTCAGGAAAGCTCTGGTCCCTCGACCCGCTTCGCTTTGCAGATCATCTGCTTATAGGGGGCGCCAAAACCAAGAGTACCGATGGTTTTATGCGGGATCATGGTGTTGAGGTTGGCATCCCACACCCCGAATAAGCTTGGTGCTTCGCCCTCTTTTTCCGGATACCACCAGCCGTGTTGGGCGTGGCAAACCTTTGGATGAATCGTCGTTGTCAGGTGCGCTTTCATCCGGCATTTGCCGAACATATTCTCCAGTTCGACCCAATCGCCGTGATTGATATTCAACTTCGCGGCCGTCTCGGGATTTAATTCGACCAGCGGATCGGGATCGATATCGCGCAGGGTTTCGATCTGGCGATGCTCGGAATGGAACGAAGTCGTCCGCCGGGCGCCGGAAGTGAGAATCAGCGGATACTCTTTGAACAACTCCGGTGTTGAGACCGGTCCATAAGGAGGCTCTTTGTAGTAAGGCAGCGCATCATCTCCCCAGTTTTCAAACAGAGTGGATGACAACTCGACCAACCCGGTAACGGTGTTGAAACCCGGCTCGCCATCCATGCGTAGCAGGCCCTTTTCGTACTTGCGATAATCGTAGGGCGGTTGATAAACACCCAGTTCGCTCAAACCTTCGAAATCGATTCCCAGTTCTGGCTGGAGTTGGTTGGTAAAAAAGTCCTGCACCGTTTCGAACGGCCACATGTCCGGGTGCAAACGCTTGCCCAGTTCCATACAGACCTCAAGGTCTGATTTGGTATCACCGACCCGCAGCGCCTCATTCATTGCCCCCAGGGTGATGGCGTTGCGGCCGTAATTGGTAATGACGACGCCGTTGTGCTCAGCGAAGGTCGGCAAGGGCAGGAAGATGTCGGCTAAGGCCATGGTTGTCGGGTTGTGGAACAGATCCTGAGCAACGATCAACTCCATCTGCTGTAATGCTTTATACCAGCGCTCCGGCTGCACCGCGCTCGACGGAGCCAGCACATTGGTACTGTTGATCCAGGCCATGCGCAGTTTGTACGGCTTGCCCGTTTCAAGAGTGTCGAGGGTTTCGTCAGGGTGGGTGGTCGCCATAACGGCACCAACCGCCGGCCATTCTTTCGCGCCAAGACGTTTATCCCAAAGTTCGTCAGACAGATTGCTCCGCGTCTCCATGCGCCATTTGCCAAGCAGAGACGATGGCGGTCCCAGGGTCAGACCGCCTGGGATATCCAGGTTGCCGGTGATCGCAGTCAACGCCAGGATGGAATGCCCCAGTTGAACACCGTTCGGGTTCATGTCGACCGCCAGACCCCACTGGATTGAACACGGCTTTGCCGTCGCCATGGTTCGGGCCACCTCGATAATCGTTGACTCCGGCACCCAGGTGATATCAGCGACCTTTTTGGGCGGATACTGCTGGACCCGCTCTTTCAACTCGTCAAAGCCGTAACACCACTTCTCGACAAACTCTTTGTCATACAGCTCTTCATTGATGATGACATTAAGGAAGCCCAGCGCCAGAGCGGTGTCGGTTCCCGGCCGCAGGCGACACACATACTCAGAACGCGTCCCCAACCAGGTCATCCGTGGATCGATATGGATAAATTTGGTGCCGCGCTTCTTCATGTCGATAATGGAGTGGCCAAAGAAACCGTCGGGGTTTGAATAGAGCGGGTTCTTGCCCCAGATCACGATATATTTGGGGAGTTCGAAATTCGGATTGTCATAACGGTCGGGGTAGTTGCCGGCGAAATCAATCTCCGGGTAACCGGCGCCGAGAATAAAATCGGTAATGGCGCAGCGCGGTCCATAGCAGGACCAGCCGCTGATCGGCTGGCTGACGTTGGGTGTACCGATCGAGGCGAACGCCAACGGGTAGTAATAGAGGCAGGCCTCGCGCCCGGTACCGCCGAAAACGATGATCGACTCAGCACCGTGATCCTGTTTCAGTTGATTGATTTTCGGGATGATAATATCCCAGGCCTCATCCCAACTGATCGGCGTCCATTTGTCCTTACCACGATCCTTGGGATCACGCTTCATCGGCGTGGTGATACGGTTCGGGTGGTGGACATATTCCGGCAA encodes the following:
- a CDS encoding ATP-binding protein yields the protein MVDHTVIEARFIILLIPPDTAQVLSVRDDIESLLGYQPEDFISGKVSLKDLIHSDDQDIADRLFEPDLTHDSNVFNIRLRRANGQIRVARGEFSKQTSDSGTNVALDLLLQDVTSLSRSLENNVRNLNFQTLMKNTDDFIFFKDRNHTFTDVSQTLVDICDAGVESWTDLIGLTDYEVFPEEHADEYYRLEKQIFLGAEVVHEVQEFLKEDGSTGWVDNRKYPIHDNDGNIIGLFGVARDITNEKRAEQRRVQLIAELKRTNDELNNFAYVASHDLKSPLRGIDQLASWIAEDLGDTINSETLSHLRLMRSRISRMESLLDDLLTYSRVGRTDDEVSEVNTATLVENVFELVATNDKQISLNITADMPILMTPKAPLELIFRNLVGNAIKHHDKEHGTITVSARPLPNAFEFEVKDDGPGIPIESQERVFGMFQTLKPRDLVEGSGMGLALVKKAVELVGGIISVESDGKQGCCFKFSWPTTISRKNIYDN
- a CDS encoding response regulator, which codes for MTTDSSTYEEVTIFLVDDDDVDVMGVQRALRKLKILNPVVRAHDGLEALELLRNPSTVKRPYIILLDLNMPRMNGFEMLTELRQDKALASSVVFVLTTSKADEDKVEAYQHNVAGYIVKNKVGEDFMGLIEMLDRYWRVVELPAQPTGSKK
- a CDS encoding EAL domain-containing protein, with translation MRLLLIDDDEVDRMAVIRTLKKGTTNVSEVITAATAAEGLELASREQFDAILLDYRLPDQDGLAVLQTLRCGNFESGTVVMLSHQEDETLAERCLEAGAQDFLLKNEVNGRRLLRAVRQARQRYQIQEALNRSREQLLELAVHDPLTGLLNRRGFDNAMKKELARAQRSDSTELALLLLDLDDFKSVNDIHGHAAGDLLLIEVAQRLNTVIRDNDYLCRLGGDEFVIVMTLLEHEEQAVELADRIFSILQQPIQIGTEMADQSVTASIGIALLDGSDDHTEDLLRCADIAMYHAKKTGRNQCQYYSSALQQLVQSRIRIKNDLSVALERNEFKIFYQAQFNASDRSLGGAEALLRWQHPQLGLLSPDVFMPIAEETGLIVSIGNWVLREGCRQLKEWQLNHPEQAGDMTIAINLSPVQIKQHSLSAAVHATLDDHILDAECLELEITESAMIEDTAATAEILSAISHRGISFSLDDFGTGYSSLVHLKQFPISVLKIDKGFVSSIENDDKNKRLLIAIIAFAKGLEMCVVAEGVETKEQAEICTQYSCDRLQGYYFARPIPADQFEATFFSG
- a CDS encoding IclR family transcriptional regulator, coding for MAMASSVKLFQVLELLCQGGPVKAMTLSRELGFNKSSIHRFLNTLMEMGYVVQDNETGLYSASLKVYELGVQVKNRFGISKIAAPILRRLQVEVNAAVNLGVLQNNEMLTLERFTPDDENVKIIVKAKLPAYCTALGKILLAYLDEESFERYMATTELKAITRRTVTDPAEFRAMIAQIRNNGLAVDDRELDENIRSIATPVRDESGLVVAGLSITAAATRLAGEDLAEAQRKLYLATDKLCTALGNTAES
- a CDS encoding OFA family MFS transporter, whose product is MPTQHYNRWAILVAAIVSNICIGTLYAWSVFANPLGQKFGWAGPALALVFTINHGLSPVASTVGGFIQDKMGARNGMIIGGLMFTIGLYLSGTVAQVSSLYLTYSVLSGTGGAIIYCANLGNTVKFFPDKRGLASGLCAAGYGCGAMIVAPIASALIIKYGVLETFQILGGTFFIIIAACTAIVKKAPAGYQPAGWTPPAVSVNSSGSVDVIWHRMVRDIVWWMVLMMMFCGTMSGLMILAHASPIGQLMFKLTPMKAAFFVSIITLANALGRIGFGALSDKVGRSNTIMVMYIVSALSLFNLTFTGTVAGFVASGIGVGAVFGGFMGTMPTIISERYGLKRFGVNYGITFIGLSMAALTGPLTAAKVRVATGVYDNAFLIALGVNLAGLIFAAAFRILDKRTSDKFAA
- a CDS encoding 4Fe-4S dicluster domain-containing protein, with translation MATNGLLINYQYCTGCHSCEVACKNALKLPRGKSGIKLLENGPWEVTPEKFEWDYIPVPTQLCNLCADRVEEGKKPSCVHHCLAQCIEYGSAEELAARAAELGEKTAIFFP
- a CDS encoding molybdopterin-dependent oxidoreductase, with translation MKKEWKVENADGSYTVRTCGWSPPGEHPVGCGMKLTVKDGQLVDVEGDPEHPITNGRLCVRCLTLPEYVHHPNRITTPMKRDPKDRGKDKWTPISWDEAWDIIIPKINQLKQDHGAESIIVFGGTGREACLYYYPLAFASIGTPNVSQPISGWSCYGPRCAITDFILGAGYPEIDFAGNYPDRYDNPNFELPKYIVIWGKNPLYSNPDGFFGHSIIDMKKRGTKFIHIDPRMTWLGTRSEYVCRLRPGTDTALALGFLNVIINEELYDKEFVEKWCYGFDELKERVQQYPPKKVADITWVPESTIIEVARTMATAKPCSIQWGLAVDMNPNGVQLGHSILALTAITGNLDIPGGLTLGPPSSLLGKWRMETRSNLSDELWDKRLGAKEWPAVGAVMATTHPDETLDTLETGKPYKLRMAWINSTNVLAPSSAVQPERWYKALQQMELIVAQDLFHNPTTMALADIFLPLPTFAEHNGVVITNYGRNAITLGAMNEALRVGDTKSDLEVCMELGKRLHPDMWPFETVQDFFTNQLQPELGIDFEGLSELGVYQPPYDYRKYEKGLLRMDGEPGFNTVTGLVELSSTLFENWGDDALPYYKEPPYGPVSTPELFKEYPLILTSGARRTTSFHSEHRQIETLRDIDPDPLVELNPETAAKLNINHGDWVELENMFGKCRMKAHLTTTIHPKVCHAQHGWWYPEKEGEAPSLFGVWDANLNTMIPHKTIGTLGFGAPYKQMICKAKRVEGPELS